In Desulfurococcaceae archaeon MEX13E-LK6-19, the genomic window CGTGTTTCATCCAGATAAAGCACCTTCAGAAATTAGACATGCCGCTATAAAACTCGTTAGCAGGGAAGCTAGCCGTATTCTTTCAAGTTTTGAACTAGATTACACAATGGTTGATATAGATAAAAACATAAACATAACAGTATCATCAACTAATTTAACACGAAAACTCTCAGAATTAAGCGGAGGAGAACAAGTAGCAGTTGTATTAGCAATCATACTTGCATTACATAAGGTGATAGGTAAGGGAAGACTAGGAACATTAATTCTCGATGAACCAACTATACATTTAGATATGGAGAGAAGAAGAAAACTAATAGACATCATAAAGAAGTTCCGTGGAGGAGAACAAATACCCCAGCTTATAGTCATAACTCACCATAGAGAAGTCGAATATGCCTCAGATACGGTATATGAAGTTGTAAAAACACGTGGTGGTGTCTCATCTGTCAAGATTTATAGCTGATCTCCCATTTTTCAATACTCTTCATAAGAGCAGGTATAGTTTTTCTTGCCTCATAAACAAGTTCTTTATCAATAGTGTACTCAACATATTTCTCGCCAATACCTAGATCGAGTTGCTTAACGCCATAGGGGTCGATAACCATGCTTCTTCCAACGTAGTTTTCTCCATAATGGTCAGCTACTACAATCCACACAGTATTTTCATGTGCACGCGCCCTACTTAAGAACTCTAATGTTTCCTCCTTCAATGGACCTCTAACCCAGCCGCTATGAACGAGTATTGTCTCTATCCCACGTCTAGCATAATGTCTAAAGAGTTCTGGAAACCTTAAATCATAACAAATTGCCACAGCAAACCTCATTCCTTTCAATAAGATTTCTTTAGAAGGTTTTTCCCCGGGAATAAAGTATTTTGACTCACTGTACCCATATGCATCAAATAAATGCATTTTACTATAGACAGGCTCCCATCCACCAAAAGGCTTTATTAAAACACTAGTACTCCTCGCTAATGGTGGATTTCCTGTTTTCTCAATGAAGTGTGCAAGTATATGTACATTCAATTCAGAAGCAAGATCTTCTAGTCTCGACAAATAATTACTTTCTTCAAGGGGTTCAGCAGCGTTGTAAACATCGTCCGGTTTTAGCCCAGCAAGAATATTTACCATGGAATACTCTGGCAAGATTATCAAGTCTGCTTTACTATAATTCTTCTCAATAAGATTAATAGTCTTAGAG contains:
- a CDS encoding carbon-nitrogen hydrolase family protein; this encodes MPVTIGILQAGYGVNVSENVSKTINLIEKNYSKADLIILPEYSMVNILAGLKPDDVYNAAEPLEESNYLSRLEDLASELNVHILAHFIEKTGNPPLARSTSVLIKPFGGWEPVYSKMHLFDAYGYSESKYFIPGEKPSKEILLKGMRFAVAICYDLRFPELFRHYARRGIETILVHSGWVRGPLKEETLEFLSRARAHENTVWIVVADHYGENYVGRSMVIDPYGVKQLDLGIGEKYVEYTIDKELVYEARKTIPALMKSIEKWEISYKS